A window of Scophthalmus maximus strain ysfricsl-2021 chromosome 10, ASM2237912v1, whole genome shotgun sequence contains these coding sequences:
- the mypn gene encoding myopalladin isoform X7 codes for MESELVIQFLHFRSMQENNADQPPSLSQLLRESYLAEARAQQRHSEMSRSDASSTRLHIYGSLKGKAEDSGGNNDPQLPDLSAFLSQEELDKSVNLACQAIGHEPHEERAEVKAFVTPLTPSNASSVSVSSSTTPSVPLVNPSPAPSATPSAVPSTQPAPEFKELPATQTTFTSDRKMHKASVRQDNMIRNSRDSSEGIGDFNRSARNAPFGVETQSKKEFLNKAADFIEELSSLFKANSSKRVRPRACKTHRSRVQNKSPNDGTVYPLSSDDRERALMPVEVEEERPSAAVGHQPDVQPESGTGHVEHQDCRITEEQQYDCVSQEVQEEEEEEAESCALAEPPYPAEPVCEPPHFIQKLKSREVPEGSKVQLDCIVRGLPMPEVRWFCEGKELENSPDIQIITNGELHSLIIAEAFEEDTGRYSCFASNFYGTDSTSAEIYVEGASSSDSEGEQQFEHVAQKTQQSAAPLPKSSGQTVSAGEEECLSSQPAAATEETAEEEPAEELSSPSTNQPLPLVQTITTVLSVPELSKVFVATTAQPAQEEKTVLPVQAFPALAQGDTELLEEQEASASVPVTSTTQQAATEIARSLPLTPVVPSVLPVQAATTQTQQPESHTSSHNYLQGLNGQTMMAAPVFTKSLQELLVSKGQLVVLECRVKGAPSPRVDWYREGKIIEDSPDFRILQKKPRSPAEPEEICTLVIAEVFPEDSGVFTCTASNKYGTVSSTAALRVRGNGGNMNHVRPLNSLTEEPSRFQEPSTSATNVNPHPEVTVTNSIRPHSSTIRLDPLVSSTLRLDPFNTSTLRLDPNSSSVLRPDPLSTSLPSLEPFALSSSSFGGSYLNSHSTSTPNLDPLHLYQNSPGPSGAHPQPQGGAQVISHTSSFNPLPAAEQEVSRPMLPSPDTSPKVKGSPNHQNGCLFVVPLPDPPPNSCLKTGTPTNHKDSRSSSRVGLRVHFRLPEDEEEEQSDTSTQCDEDSMQTSLNKEPPPVLAKPKLDSAQLQLLHNQVLMEQQQETEPPTQTHVPPPSHPPVQIQIQPGAQSSQEGPLWSPRMQREPHPTPFQPQLTTTAPPQPSPHSAPPLTTTPKNPPLSSAPALNATFSSLLNTSPAPPFSSPPSVPQLKTSSLVTSPPPAPQLNTAPPFSAATITQINTIHASHINLSPAALSRAAPTFQFSTPPPPKLSTVPTNSTLASEQILSPAPLLRSTHASLMNLSATSYTFNYTRPREFIAAQTFSPVRSPSPTESPVPLLHELAAELNSSAASSPTLPPFPPPHRILPTRVLKSPTSPPSLVSSPTPGSAQFPNSVFALRAQSPPQASSPTSSSSTPSPIQNPVAFLSSVLPSLSPCQPTNSMGLPKGAPLGLQKKVPRVRLPSAEDIRGSKEVLLHEIEKKLTFKDDAPHFAHQQKLSNVGKTASRPLGPNIPATVFSYDEEYKVSSFEQRLMSEIEFRLERTPVEESDDEVQHDDVPTGRCIAPIFEKKLKNFKAVEGVPVTFSCKVVGIPLPKVYWFKDGKQILRKNIHYKKIREGDGTCALHIESTTSDDDGNYTIMAANPQGRISCSGHLIVQTGPPRNRLPPIHSQRVRARIQQVEGEQTQERFFQPHFLQAPGDMLAHEGRLCRLDCKPSVSPR; via the exons ATGGAAAGTGAACTTGTAATTCAATTCCTTCATTTCCGCAGCATGCAAGAGAACAACGCTGACCAGCCGCCGTCACTGTCGCAGCTCTTAAGAGAGAGCTACCTGGCAGAGGCCAGAGCCCAGCAGCGGCACAGCGAGATGAGCCGCTCGGATGCTTCGTCCACACGTCTTCATATCTATGGGTCACTCAAAGGCAAGGCAGAGGACTCTGGGGGCAACAATGACCCCCAGCTGCCCGACCTCTCAGCCTTCCTCAGCCAGGAGGAGTTGGATAAGAGTGTGAACCTGGCTTGCCAGGCCATCGGACATGAGCCTCatgaggagagggcagaggtcaAGGCCTTTGTCACACCATTAACTCCCTCCAACGCTTCCTCAGTCTCAGTATCTTCCTCTACAACCCCTTCTGTTCCCTTAGTCAacccctctcctgctccttctgctACCCCCTCCGCTGTGCCCTCCACCCAGCCGGCCCCTGAGTTCAAAGAACTGCCAGCGACACAAACCACATTCACATCAGACAGAAAGATGCATAAAGCCTCCGTGCGGCAGGACAACATGATCAGGAACAGCAGGGACTCTAGTGAAGGAATCGGCGATTTTAACAGGTCAGCAAGGAACGCCCCATTCGGTGTGGAGACCCAGTCCAAGAAGGAGTTTCTCAACAAGGCGGCGGACTTCATTGAGGAGCTCTCCTCTCTATTCAAGGCCAACAGCTCCAAACGGGTACGACCAAGAGCGTGCAAAACTCACAGGAGTAGGGTCCAGAACAAGAGCCCGAACGATGGGACGGTTTATCCCCTCAGCTCTGACGACAGGGAGCGTGCTCTCATGCCcgtggaagtggaggaggagagacccAGCGCTGCTGTTGGCCACCAACCAGACGTCCAGCCGGAGTCTGGGACTGGGCATGTGGAGCACCAGGACTGCAGGATTACTGAGGAGCAGCAGTACGACTGTGTGTCTcaggaggtgcaggaggaggaggaggaggaggctgaaagCTGTGCCTTGGCAGAACCTCCCTACCCGGCAGAGCCTGTGTGTGAGCCTCCTCATTTCATCCAGAAACTGAAAAGCAGGGAGGTTCCAGAGGGAAGCAAGGTTCAATTAGACTGCATTGTAAGAGGACTCCCCATGCCAGAAGTCCG GTGGTTTTGTGAGGGCAAGGAATTGGAGAACAGCCCTGACATTCAGATCATCACCAACGGAGAGTTGCACTCTCTGATCATCGCAGAGGCGTTCGAGGAGGATACTGGTCGCTACTCCTGCTTCGCATCTAACTTCTATGGTACTGACTCCACATCGGCTGAGATCTACGTCGAAG GTGCTTCCTCTTCAGATTctgagggagagcagcagtttgaaCATGTAGCCCA GAAAACCCAACAGTCAGCTGCACCTTTGCCTAAATCGTCGGGCCAAACCGTCTccgcaggagaggaagagtgtcTGTCATCTCAacctgcagcagccacagaggaaacagcagaggaggaaccagCAGAGGAGCTCTCCTCCCCGTCGACTAATCAACCTCTTCCACTGGTCCAGACAATAACCACGGTACTTTCTGTCCCCGAGCTCTCCAAAGTATTTGTGGCCACCACAGCACAACCTGctcaggaggagaaaacagtgTTACCTGTCCAGGCGTTTCCTGCCTTGGCCCAAGGCGACACAGAACTTCTGGAAGAGCAGGAAGCGTCGGCATCTGTCCCGGTCACATCCACGACCCAGCAGGCGGCTACAGAGATAGCCAGATCCCTGCCCTTGACCCCAGTCGTTCCATCTGTGCTTCCTGTCCAGGCcgccacaacacaaacacaacaacctgAG AGTCACACCTCCAGCCACAACTATCTACAAGGATTAAACGGGCAAACTATGATGGCTGCCCCTGTATTCACAAAG AGCCTGCAGGAGCTCCTCGTCTCAAAAGGCCAGCTGGTGGTGCTAGAGTGCCGTGTGAAAGGCGCACCGTCGCCCCGAGTGGACTGGTacagagaaggaaaaatcaTAGAGGACTCCCCTGATTTCAGGATCCTACAGAAAA AACCAAGATCTCCAGCTGAACCAg AGGAAATATGCACTTTGGTCATTGCTGAGGTCTTTCCGGAAGATTCAGGGGTGTTTACTTGTACAGCGAGCAACAAGTATGGAACGGTGTCCAGCACTGCTGCGCTGAGGGTCAGAG gCAATGGAGGAAACATGAACCACGTGAGGCCTCTCAACAGTTTAACAGAGGAGCCCAGTCGATTCCAAGAGCCTTCCACATCTGCTACCAATGTAAACCCTCATCCAGAGGTTACTGTGACCAACAGCATCAGGCCCCACTCCAGCACCATCCGCCTGGACCCACTTGTCTCAAGCACCTTACGCCTGGATCCCTTCAACACCAGCACCCTTCGCCTGGATCCCAACAGCTCCAGTGTGTTGCGTCCAGACCCCCTTAGCACCAGCCTGCCCAGTCTGGAACCCTTCGCCCTGAGCAGTAGCAGCTTCGGCGGCTCCTACCTGAACTCACACAGCACTAGCACCCCAAACTTAGATCCTCTCCACCTCTACCAGAACTCCCCTGGACCCAGTGGAGCACATCCACAACCACAGGGCGGCGCACAGGTGATCTCACACACAAGCTCTTTCAATCCTCTACCTGCGGCCGAACAGGAAGTGTCCAGACCTATGCTGCCATCGCCTGACACGAGTCCTAAGGTCAAGGGATCTCCGAACCATCAGAATGGATGCCTGTTTGTCGTTCCACTCCCCGACCCTCCTCCCAACTCCTGCCTCAAGACGGGCACCCCGACAAACCACAAAGACTCACGCTCCAGCTCCAGAGTCGGCCTGCGTGTGCACTTCAGGCTgcctgaggacgaggaggaagagcagagtgACACATCCACTCAGTGTGATGAAGACTCCATGCAAACTTCACTCAACAAAGAACCACCACCAGTGCTGGCTAAACCCAAACT GGACTCCGCCCAGCTCCAGCTACTGCACAACCAAGTCCTCATGGAGCAACAGCAGGAGACAGAACCTCCGACCCAAACCCACGTCCCGCCTCCTTCCCACCCCCctgtccagatccagatccagccCGGGGCCCAGAGCTCCCAGGAGGGTCCGCTGTGGTCACCCAGAATGCAGCGTGAACCCCATCCGACACCTTTCCAGCCCCAACTCACCACCACAGCTCCCCCTCAGCCTTCACCCCACTCAGCACCTCCGCTGACCACCACCCCCAAAAACCCCCCACTGAGCTCTGCTCCAGCACTCAACGCCAccttttcatctcttctcaacacttctcctgctcctcctttcAGCTCCCCTCCTTCTGTTCCTCAGCTAAAGACCTCCTCTCTGGTGACGTCGCCTCCACCTGCCCCGCAACTGAACACAGCTCCCCCCTTCAGTGCAGCCACCATAACCCAGATAAACACCATCCACGCCTCCCACATCAACCTGTCCCCTGCAGCTCTTTCCAGGGCTGCACCCACGTTCCAGTTCTCCACTCCTCCCCCACCGAAGCTCAGCACAGTCCCCACAAATTCAACACTGGCCTCGGAGCAgatcctctctcctgctcctctgctgaGAAGCACACACGCCTCTCTCATGAACCTCAGCGCCACCTCCTACACGTTCAACTACACCCGGCCGAGAGAGTTCATAGCTGCTCAGACCTTCTCACCCGTCAGGAGTCCTTCCCCAACCGAGTCCCCCGTTCCCCTCCTCCACGAGCTGGCCGCTGAGCTCAACTCCTCTGCAGCCAGCTCCCCTACTCTCCCACCATTCCCCCCACCACACAGGATCTTACCCACGAGGGTGCTAAAGTCTCCCACCAGCCCTCCTTCCCTCGTGTCCTCGCCCACACCTGGGTCAGCGCAGTTCCCAAACAGCGTGTTCGCCTTACGAGCCCAGTCGCCTCCTCAGGCCTCATCTcccacctccagcagctccacccCAAGCCCAATTCAAAACCCCGTGGCCTTCCTCAGCTCCGTCCTGCCGTCGCTGTCCCCGTGCCAGCCTACGAACTCAATGGGCTTGCCCAAGGGAGCTCCTTTGGG GCTACAAAAGAAGGTTCCCAGGGTGCGACTCCCGTCAGCTGAAGACATTCGCGGCAGCAAAGAAGTTCTCCTCCACGAAATCGAGAAAAAGCTTACATTTAAAGATGATGCTCCACATTTTGCACATCAACAG AAGCTGAGTAATGTGGGGAAAACAGCGAGCAGACCTCTTGGACCAAACATTCCTGCTACTGTCTTTAGCTATGATGAG GAGTACAAAGTGTCCAGTTTTGAACAGAGACTAATGAGCGAGATTGAATTCCGCTTGGAGCGAACGCCAGTGGAGGAGTCGGATGACGAGGTCCAGCATGACGACGTCCCTACGGGAAGATGCATCGCGCCCATATTtgagaagaagctgaagaacTTCAAGGCCGTGGAAGGCGTTCCCGTCACCTTCTCGTGTAAAGTTGTGGGAATCCCTCTTCCAAAG GTTTACTGGTTCAAGGACGGCAAGCAGATCTTGAGGAAGAACATCCATTACAAGAAAATAAGAGAGGGGGACGGGACCTGTGCTTTACACATCGAGTCCACAACCAGTGACGATGATGGCAACTACACCATCATGGCAGCTAATCCACAG GGACGAATAAGCTGCTCGGGTCACTTGATAGTCCAAACAGGACCTCCCCGAAACCGACTGCCCCCTATCCACTCTCAGAG GGTGCGAGCTCGCATTCAGCAAGTTGAAGGTGAGCAGACGCAGGAGCGCTTTTTCCAGCCTCACTTCCTTCAGGCTCCAGGTGACATGTTGGCTCACGAGGGAAGGCTATGCAGACTAGACTGTAAG CCTTCCGTGTCTCCCAGGTGA